Proteins from a single region of Nitrososphaerota archaeon:
- a CDS encoding V-type ATP synthase subunit H, translated as MAGAAKDQTQQAVQPEQAAVLERVKRAEVEARAKLEAAASQSEKIKAEAKEEADGIVAEATKKASALRSELLRAGRAETERELDSIRHEASEAAEGVRRQKERKIPTKEILDSVLTL; from the coding sequence ATGGCCGGAGCCGCCAAAGACCAGACTCAGCAGGCCGTTCAGCCTGAGCAGGCAGCAGTCCTTGAGCGCGTGAAGAGGGCAGAGGTGGAGGCGAGAGCAAAGCTCGAAGCGGCGGCGTCTCAGTCGGAGAAGATCAAAGCGGAGGCGAAGGAAGAGGCGGACGGGATCGTCGCCGAAGCAACGAAAAAGGCGTCCGCTCTACGCTCTGAACTTCTACGGGCAGGAAGAGCAGAAACTGAAAGGGAGCTGGATTCCATAAGGCACGAGGCTTCCGAAGCGGCCGAAGGGGTCAGGCGCCAGAAGGAGAGAAAGATCCCCACTAAGGAGATACTCGACTCCGTCCTCACCCTGTAG
- a CDS encoding V-type ATP synthase subunit I: MLTPVPMERVRVVALREDLSGILSSLHEAKAMQLEQVERSPADGFGEPAPPELQRKVADESFRFEGLVAALPPVPFEGQVQFDGIDDVLKKADELKIDEDVRKFKTEIEGIDVRLARNKAYLQSLERVASFRSDLSVLTASALISGFYAVPRDSYDAFRAELTAAAKDGVVESYSMSDGDAMALVAVPRKAEEQVKPVFEKYKALKVDLPYDLGSPEQARKKLEEESAALGASRSKAEAGLKEISKKRYGDVLAIREALAIETQRHEAIGKLAQSDRTVLLEGWVPKPRLGPLEESLRASASGRVVFLKVRGREEDAPTLMENSGRVKPFEFLVRFFSLPKSGEIDPTLTFSIVFPIFFGLMVGDVGYGAVIFMTGLYFMRIGTGKSSAKAIPKAIRSFGRGMMGKRTLGTVGKILMTGGVSAMLFGVLFNEYFGAALPWYAAFLNVVVQLPLLMVITIFIGIGHITLGYLFGIYLGFKTGHRKHAIGKIGWLGFMWSGTVGFADFFDRSLFPSPLTAAYVCIASLVAFGVVVGVSEGPRFVMEIPTLGSHVMSYARILGVLLASVLLASIVDTSLASSVGRAPITAVVLVAVITLMVHLLNIVLGIFEPSIQGVRLHYVEFYTKFFEGNGKQFAPFAVRKRYTK, encoded by the coding sequence TTGCTAACCCCGGTCCCCATGGAGAGGGTAAGGGTCGTCGCCCTCAGAGAAGATCTCTCAGGGATCCTCTCTTCCCTCCATGAGGCGAAGGCGATGCAGCTAGAGCAGGTCGAAAGGAGCCCCGCGGACGGTTTCGGGGAACCGGCCCCTCCGGAGCTCCAACGGAAGGTGGCAGACGAGAGCTTCAGGTTCGAAGGGCTGGTGGCGGCGCTCCCGCCGGTGCCGTTCGAGGGCCAGGTGCAGTTCGACGGAATCGATGACGTCCTGAAGAAAGCGGACGAGCTCAAGATAGACGAAGACGTCAGAAAGTTCAAGACCGAGATTGAGGGCATCGACGTCAGGCTGGCAAGGAACAAGGCATACCTGCAGAGCCTCGAGAGGGTCGCGTCTTTCCGGAGTGACCTGTCCGTCCTCACAGCTTCGGCCCTGATATCCGGGTTCTATGCGGTCCCTCGGGATTCGTACGACGCGTTCCGGGCCGAGCTTACGGCCGCTGCCAAAGACGGCGTTGTGGAGAGCTACTCCATGTCCGACGGAGACGCGATGGCCCTGGTGGCGGTCCCGAGGAAGGCTGAAGAGCAGGTGAAGCCCGTGTTCGAGAAGTACAAGGCGCTCAAGGTGGACCTCCCCTACGACCTCGGGAGCCCGGAGCAGGCCAGGAAGAAGCTCGAGGAGGAGTCCGCCGCCCTCGGCGCGTCCAGGTCCAAGGCCGAAGCGGGCTTGAAGGAGATTTCCAAGAAGCGTTACGGGGATGTCCTTGCAATCCGCGAGGCGCTTGCCATCGAAACCCAGAGGCATGAGGCCATCGGCAAGCTGGCCCAGAGCGACAGGACGGTCCTCTTGGAGGGGTGGGTCCCGAAGCCCCGGCTGGGGCCGCTGGAGGAGAGCCTCCGCGCGTCGGCGTCGGGAAGGGTGGTGTTCCTGAAGGTGCGGGGGCGAGAGGAGGACGCTCCCACCCTAATGGAGAACAGCGGGAGAGTCAAGCCATTCGAGTTCCTGGTCAGGTTCTTCTCCCTCCCTAAGAGCGGCGAGATCGACCCTACGCTGACCTTCTCCATCGTCTTTCCGATCTTCTTCGGCCTGATGGTGGGAGACGTGGGGTACGGGGCCGTGATCTTCATGACAGGGCTCTACTTCATGAGGATAGGGACCGGAAAGAGCAGCGCCAAAGCCATCCCCAAGGCCATCCGCTCTTTCGGGAGGGGGATGATGGGGAAGAGGACCTTGGGGACTGTCGGGAAGATCCTGATGACCGGCGGGGTCTCCGCCATGTTGTTCGGCGTCCTCTTCAACGAATACTTCGGAGCCGCCCTACCCTGGTACGCAGCATTCCTCAACGTCGTCGTCCAGCTCCCCCTGCTCATGGTGATCACCATATTCATCGGGATCGGGCACATCACCCTCGGCTACCTTTTCGGGATCTACCTCGGGTTCAAGACCGGCCACAGGAAGCATGCCATCGGGAAGATAGGATGGCTCGGGTTCATGTGGAGCGGAACGGTGGGGTTCGCCGACTTCTTTGACCGGTCGCTGTTCCCGTCTCCGCTCACTGCGGCCTACGTGTGCATCGCCTCACTTGTCGCCTTCGGGGTCGTAGTGGGGGTGAGCGAGGGGCCGAGGTTCGTGATGGAGATTCCTACCCTGGGGAGCCACGTGATGTCCTACGCGAGGATCCTCGGGGTCTTGCTCGCGTCCGTCCTGCTCGCTTCTATCGTCGACACGAGCCTCGCTTCCAGCGTGGGGAGGGCCCCGATCACGGCTGTGGTCCTGGTCGCCGTCATCACCCTGATGGTCCACCTGCTCAACATAGTCCTCGGCATATTCGAGCCGTCCATCCAAGGGGTGAGGCTCCACTACGTCGAGTTCTACACCAAGTTCTTCGAAGGGAACGGCAAGCAGTTCGCTCCGTTCGCTGTAAGGAAGAGATACACGAAGTAG
- a CDS encoding ATPase, translated as MDLPTALTFIAAAIAMAGGLIATGIAQSGIGAAGMGVVAEKPERTGTVLFFLVIPETLFIFGFVVALIMMLQILHP; from the coding sequence ATGGACCTGCCGACGGCCCTGACGTTCATCGCAGCAGCCATCGCCATGGCGGGTGGCCTCATCGCTACAGGAATCGCGCAGTCCGGCATCGGCGCGGCAGGGATGGGAGTGGTTGCTGAGAAACCCGAAAGGACGGGGACGGTCCTCTTCTTCCTGGTCATCCCTGAGACCCTCTTCATATTCGGGTTCGTCGTCGCCCTGATAATGATGCTGCAGATACTGCACCCGTAG
- a CDS encoding polyprenyl synthetase family protein, with protein MGRGGDDGAVTLEALEARMRSYAKRVDSALERELKLYAHSRFHDPLVYSIEGGKRVRPVMLMLSAEALGCKDDSVLGAATAVELLHTESIIHDDVIDEEKVRRAKMPFHLKYGYSASLLSADFVFAMILAIAARYEDSRVAEELSYAALQMSEGEYSELTIDPQIYKLTWDEYIRIVTEKTAALFETSSKLGALIAGGGEKEVQALAEYGRCIGVAYQLKDDLLDWRSKDKVSLGLLKTHSESEVVGKMTAQAQSFAEEAKRMLMHLPRNEATVLLEDLSDFSILRQY; from the coding sequence ATGGGGAGAGGGGGAGACGACGGGGCGGTCACACTCGAAGCGCTGGAAGCCCGTATGCGGTCATATGCCAAGCGTGTGGACTCGGCCCTTGAGCGAGAGCTCAAGCTCTACGCCCACTCGAGGTTCCACGATCCCCTCGTCTACTCGATCGAAGGGGGGAAGCGCGTCAGGCCCGTCATGCTCATGCTTTCCGCCGAAGCCCTCGGCTGTAAAGACGACTCGGTACTAGGGGCCGCCACGGCGGTCGAGCTGCTGCACACGGAATCGATAATCCATGACGACGTCATTGACGAGGAGAAGGTCAGGAGGGCCAAGATGCCGTTCCACCTGAAGTACGGGTACAGCGCCTCCCTTCTCAGCGCTGATTTCGTCTTCGCCATGATCCTAGCGATAGCCGCCCGGTACGAAGACAGCAGGGTCGCGGAGGAGTTGAGCTATGCCGCGCTCCAGATGTCAGAGGGAGAGTACTCGGAGCTGACCATCGACCCCCAGATCTACAAGCTGACCTGGGACGAGTACATCAGGATAGTAACGGAGAAGACTGCAGCCCTCTTCGAGACCTCCTCGAAGCTGGGTGCTTTGATCGCCGGAGGAGGAGAGAAGGAGGTGCAGGCACTGGCAGAGTACGGCAGGTGCATCGGAGTCGCTTACCAGCTCAAGGACGACCTTCTCGACTGGAGGTCTAAGGACAAGGTCTCTCTGGGCCTCTTGAAGACCCACAGCGAGAGCGAGGTGGTCGGGAAAATGACTGCACAGGCGCAGTCCTTTGCCGAAGAGGCGAAGCGGATGCTGATGCACCTTCCCAGGAACGAAGCGACGGTCCTCCTCGAGGACCTCTCAGACTTCTCGATTCTCAGGCAGTACTGA
- a CDS encoding RidA family protein, with translation MESSSTKPIGGITYGGKKMMWTKGIVANKSVYLSGVEGIDPSTGECGQDVETQTTVALQKVSTRLGEAGTDVNHIVKLVAYVVGRKNLDGYRAARESWVKANSLTSPPDYASTLVLVDGLARPDMLIELDVTAVLP, from the coding sequence TTGGAAAGCTCGTCGACGAAGCCCATCGGAGGGATAACCTACGGCGGAAAGAAGATGATGTGGACCAAAGGAATCGTCGCGAACAAGAGTGTCTATCTGTCAGGAGTTGAAGGCATAGATCCTTCTACAGGTGAGTGTGGGCAGGATGTTGAGACGCAGACGACAGTCGCGCTCCAAAAAGTCAGCACCCGGCTCGGGGAAGCAGGGACCGACGTCAACCATATCGTCAAGCTTGTGGCCTACGTAGTGGGTAGGAAGAACCTAGACGGATACAGGGCGGCCAGAGAGTCCTGGGTGAAAGCGAATTCCTTGACTTCTCCACCTGACTACGCGAGCACTCTGGTCTTGGTCGACGGGTTAGCACGACCAGACATGCTAATCGAGTTGGACGTAACCGCCGTCCTCCCCTGA
- a CDS encoding cation:proton antiporter has translation MAILASFPLAVSSLAYLGILLIAAKLGEEAFRRAGLIPFVGAILVGMLLGPGVLNAVEVLPTIALFVSIGIDFLLFVSGAEEFEAARLRGAFAKKSSLVVSLAQFVVRFLAITVISYFLFRQLTEALVVGVVAGMSSAGPLSRLLTDTGLARTDEGTTIFSQVLVIEVAAVILYSFIFDLAGRAITFLSVAVTAGELVAAILGIVVFGRYVMVPLLEWVEVHLKSREAVFAIIISILLIAGFVGQVTGFNAAIVALFLGLLMQKFLAARPVLMEKLRAFTYGFFEPMFFAGLGLYFIHVTPALIAVGLGIFGVALASDAAVGAASAGFFHMDRWRNAFGTSVKGGVDAALLVSAFTAGTALIGSFLYSATAIGIVFLSLTSPLLFRRRAELVSIDHEGSTQKKVVKLHLQSMTAGDICKTLPTVAVSDDEPVRHAFKTLLDFDARAAVVLKAGKPVATLLMRDVTGLSRREMAGKVSEAPLAELVEVEESEPGLNLTVLFRETNVPIVAVVDGSGRLLGTILEREILRRLVESLDEQESGGAH, from the coding sequence TTGGCGATCCTAGCGAGTTTTCCACTGGCCGTATCTTCGCTCGCATATCTCGGAATCCTGCTCATCGCCGCAAAGCTCGGTGAAGAGGCGTTCCGCAGGGCGGGTCTCATCCCCTTCGTCGGCGCCATCCTGGTCGGCATGCTGCTCGGCCCCGGCGTCCTCAATGCGGTAGAAGTGCTCCCGACCATCGCACTGTTCGTTTCAATCGGAATAGACTTCCTTCTTTTCGTGAGCGGGGCCGAGGAGTTCGAGGCTGCAAGGCTCAGGGGGGCGTTTGCCAAGAAGTCTTCGCTCGTGGTCTCCCTGGCACAGTTCGTTGTTCGGTTCCTGGCAATCACCGTGATATCCTATTTCCTGTTCAGGCAGCTGACCGAGGCCTTGGTCGTAGGCGTCGTTGCTGGTATGAGCAGCGCGGGACCGCTGTCCAGGTTACTTACCGACACCGGGCTCGCCAGGACTGACGAAGGCACGACCATCTTCTCCCAGGTCCTCGTCATAGAGGTCGCCGCCGTAATCCTATACTCGTTCATCTTCGACCTCGCCGGCAGAGCCATCACCTTCCTGTCCGTGGCCGTCACCGCAGGGGAGCTCGTGGCCGCGATTCTCGGAATCGTGGTATTCGGCAGGTATGTGATGGTCCCGCTTCTGGAGTGGGTCGAAGTCCACCTGAAGAGCCGCGAAGCCGTCTTTGCGATAATCATCTCCATTCTCCTGATTGCGGGGTTCGTCGGCCAGGTCACAGGCTTCAACGCGGCGATCGTAGCCCTCTTCCTGGGGTTGCTGATGCAGAAGTTCCTCGCCGCCAGGCCGGTCCTGATGGAGAAGCTGCGTGCGTTCACCTATGGTTTCTTCGAGCCTATGTTCTTCGCCGGCCTCGGCCTCTACTTCATCCACGTCACGCCAGCTCTTATCGCCGTCGGCTTGGGCATTTTCGGAGTCGCCCTTGCTTCAGACGCTGCTGTGGGAGCAGCCTCGGCCGGCTTCTTCCACATGGACCGATGGCGTAACGCGTTCGGGACGAGTGTGAAAGGAGGGGTGGACGCGGCGCTGCTCGTTTCTGCTTTCACCGCGGGAACCGCGCTTATAGGGAGCTTCCTCTACTCTGCTACGGCCATAGGGATCGTATTCCTCTCCCTGACCTCGCCTCTCCTCTTCAGGCGCCGTGCCGAACTAGTCTCGATTGACCACGAGGGGAGCACTCAGAAGAAGGTGGTCAAGCTACACCTCCAATCGATGACGGCGGGTGACATCTGCAAGACCCTGCCGACGGTGGCGGTCAGTGACGACGAGCCGGTCAGACATGCGTTCAAGACGCTCCTTGATTTCGACGCGCGCGCAGCCGTGGTCCTCAAGGCAGGGAAGCCTGTGGCTACCCTTCTGATGCGCGACGTCACCGGTCTTTCAAGACGGGAGATGGCGGGCAAGGTGTCGGAAGCCCCGCTGGCGGAGCTGGTCGAGGTGGAAGAAAGCGAACCCGGCCTCAACCTTACGGTGCTTTTCAGGGAGACCAACGTCCCTATCGTCGCGGTGGTCGACGGCTCCGGGAGACTGCTGGGGACGATACTGGAGAGGGAGATACTGAGGAGGCTGGTCGAGTCCTTGGACGAACAGGAGAGCGGGGGAGCGCATTAG
- a CDS encoding DUF1634 domain-containing protein, producing MNLSDREAMNDVISRVLRYGVLISAAILVVGTVLLIASYSFSDSSVFLRYVPGQVTQSNFSPSFSSLALGVARLDPFSIIELGVIVLIATPVSRVFFSILLFAAEKDMTYVKITLVVLALLLFSMLVTPFIPIFNA from the coding sequence ATGAACCTCAGCGACCGAGAAGCGATGAACGACGTGATAAGTCGCGTCCTGAGATACGGGGTCTTGATCTCAGCCGCAATCCTCGTCGTCGGGACCGTGCTGCTGATTGCGAGCTACAGCTTCAGCGATTCTTCGGTCTTCCTGAGGTACGTCCCAGGCCAAGTGACTCAGAGTAATTTCAGCCCGTCCTTCTCCTCTCTGGCCCTTGGGGTGGCCAGGCTAGATCCCTTCTCCATCATCGAGCTCGGGGTGATCGTTCTCATCGCGACCCCGGTGTCGAGGGTTTTCTTCTCCATTCTCCTGTTCGCCGCAGAGAAGGACATGACATATGTCAAGATCACGCTAGTCGTGCTCGCCCTCCTCCTCTTCAGCATGCTGGTGACACCATTCATCCCGATCTTCAACGCGTGA
- a CDS encoding sulfite exporter TauE/SafE family protein: MAGALGSIVGLGGGVIIIPILTILLGVDIHFAIGASIVSVIATSSGAAATYVKDKMTNLRIGMFLELATTAGAIIGAAIAAYTNAFLLELIFGGILLVSLVPLIRQIGEDIPTNPELVGLAKRLSLQGSYTEVDGSTINYNATRPERGLVGMFAAGLISGLLGIGSGTFKVLSMDLAMKLPMKVSTTTSNFMIGVTAAASAGIYFARGDVNPFIVAPVAIGILIGAFIGTRFLLRARNPTVRKIFAIVLAISAVEMIIRALGV; this comes from the coding sequence ATGGCGGGGGCGCTGGGGTCGATCGTGGGCCTCGGGGGTGGCGTGATAATCATCCCCATACTTACGATACTACTTGGGGTGGACATCCACTTTGCCATTGGGGCCAGCATCGTCTCGGTCATAGCGACGTCCAGCGGAGCGGCCGCGACCTATGTCAAGGACAAGATGACTAACCTGCGTATCGGCATGTTCCTAGAGCTGGCGACGACAGCGGGGGCGATCATCGGGGCGGCCATCGCGGCATACACCAATGCCTTCCTCCTTGAGCTCATTTTCGGGGGCATTCTGCTGGTGTCGCTAGTCCCCCTAATCAGACAGATTGGCGAGGACATCCCCACCAACCCCGAACTGGTGGGTCTCGCCAAGCGCCTATCGCTTCAGGGATCCTACACCGAGGTAGACGGGTCGACGATAAACTACAATGCCACCAGACCCGAGCGCGGCCTCGTCGGCATGTTCGCGGCCGGGCTCATCTCGGGGCTGCTGGGAATCGGGAGCGGGACGTTCAAGGTCCTATCCATGGACCTGGCGATGAAGCTCCCCATGAAGGTCTCGACGACCACCTCCAACTTCATGATTGGCGTCACCGCGGCGGCGAGTGCAGGCATCTACTTTGCGAGGGGTGACGTCAACCCCTTCATCGTCGCACCCGTCGCCATTGGGATCCTCATCGGCGCCTTCATTGGGACCAGATTCCTGTTGAGAGCGAGGAACCCGACAGTCAGGAAGATTTTCGCAATAGTGCTGGCAATCTCTGCGGTCGAGATGATAATCAGGGCCCTCGGAGTATGA
- a CDS encoding class I tRNA ligase family protein — MKGTPMLYDTLTGRKKPLRPLVPPKVRMFVCGPTVQSAIHMGHARTFIYFDALAKYLGHLGYDVEFLMNITDVDERVTRAAATTREDPLAYSERMIRSMLEDVRNLNITSVSRFEPVSRHFDEAIRQVGVLLEKGFAYEADGWVYFDTTKFTPWGRLSHQSKRDLSLRPLELSPRKRNLNDFALWRPEVLVEGRWKSPWGLGSPGWHIQDTAVTVPILGDQYDIHGGAYELVYPHHEAEIAQAESLTGAKPLVKHWMHTNLLKADGLKMSKSLGNAVTVNDALGSTTADEMRLTFLSIHYRREADFSGLGAARARLRTMKAAARELGMGGEEGGDMVPFENALNDDFDTPRAVDWAERTLRAASKRSNTKDARAMAAPAIEGLRILGVDLLASP; from the coding sequence TTGAAGGGCACCCCTATGCTCTATGACACCCTGACCGGGCGGAAGAAGCCCCTCCGCCCCCTCGTCCCGCCCAAGGTGCGCATGTTCGTCTGTGGTCCGACGGTCCAGTCGGCGATTCACATGGGGCACGCCAGGACGTTCATCTATTTCGACGCCCTCGCGAAGTATCTGGGTCACCTCGGGTATGATGTCGAATTTCTCATGAACATAACAGACGTCGACGAGAGGGTAACCCGGGCCGCAGCCACGACCAGGGAGGACCCCTTGGCCTACTCGGAGAGGATGATCCGCTCCATGCTCGAAGACGTCAGGAACCTGAACATTACCTCGGTTTCCCGCTTCGAGCCGGTCTCTCGTCACTTCGACGAGGCGATCAGGCAGGTCGGGGTGCTGCTCGAAAAAGGGTTCGCCTACGAAGCAGACGGATGGGTCTACTTCGACACCACCAAGTTCACCCCATGGGGGCGCCTGTCCCACCAGTCCAAGCGCGACCTTTCCCTTCGGCCCCTTGAGCTCTCCCCCAGGAAGAGGAACCTGAACGACTTCGCGCTTTGGCGTCCTGAAGTCCTCGTCGAGGGGCGTTGGAAGAGCCCCTGGGGCCTGGGCTCCCCCGGCTGGCACATACAGGACACCGCCGTGACCGTCCCCATCCTGGGCGACCAGTACGACATCCACGGGGGGGCATACGAGCTGGTCTACCCCCACCACGAAGCAGAGATTGCCCAGGCCGAGTCTCTCACGGGCGCCAAGCCACTGGTCAAGCACTGGATGCACACCAACCTCCTCAAGGCCGACGGGCTGAAAATGTCGAAGTCCCTCGGCAACGCCGTCACTGTAAATGACGCCCTCGGGTCCACTACGGCGGACGAGATGAGGCTCACGTTCCTATCCATCCACTACCGGAGAGAGGCGGACTTCTCGGGGTTGGGCGCTGCTAGGGCGAGGCTCCGGACCATGAAGGCGGCAGCACGGGAGCTCGGCATGGGTGGAGAGGAGGGTGGGGACATGGTCCCCTTCGAGAACGCACTGAACGACGACTTCGACACTCCGCGTGCGGTCGACTGGGCAGAGCGGACGCTCAGGGCTGCCTCCAAGCGCTCCAACACGAAGGACGCGAGAGCAATGGCTGCGCCTGCCATAGAGGGGCTGAGGATCCTGGGGGTGGACCTCCTCGCGAGTCCCTGA
- a CDS encoding GNAT family N-acetyltransferase — MLVYDSCEAVEPLLASGYRQSDTMTTLFSRGPIGRSGDGTPVVSTDPGRWVAGYLSSFYGTTELAEALSRIVSSLLDVKSVTLMESRVGGHTAGVLALFRTPGVVGAYCVGTVPEQRGRGVATGLLEKAKEVADSEGRALILQTLASDGVLGFYVDRGFEIMYAKRMLEKKRLK, encoded by the coding sequence ATGCTCGTCTATGACTCGTGTGAGGCCGTCGAGCCCCTCCTCGCTTCGGGGTACAGGCAGTCTGATACCATGACTACGCTTTTTTCGAGGGGGCCGATAGGGCGGAGCGGCGATGGAACTCCCGTCGTCTCAACCGACCCCGGCAGGTGGGTGGCGGGGTACCTCAGTTCCTTCTACGGTACCACGGAACTGGCCGAGGCGCTTTCTCGAATCGTCTCCTCTCTTCTGGACGTGAAGTCTGTGACGCTAATGGAGTCGAGGGTCGGGGGACACACAGCCGGGGTCCTGGCTCTGTTCAGGACGCCAGGGGTGGTCGGCGCCTACTGCGTCGGCACGGTGCCCGAGCAAAGGGGACGGGGAGTCGCGACGGGACTCCTGGAGAAGGCGAAGGAGGTTGCCGACTCCGAAGGGAGGGCGCTCATCTTGCAGACGCTCGCTTCGGACGGCGTGCTAGGGTTCTACGTCGACAGAGGGTTCGAGATTATGTACGCGAAGAGGATGCTGGAGAAAAAAAGGCTCAAATGA
- a CDS encoding VOC family protein, whose translation MDFRFYYSGIRVRDLRRSQEFYMKAIGMKVTGSGTMPHGGKWVQLRGKGSDQTLELNWYPEGSRFYTEYAVGEELDHLAFRVKDVKKAYDLLLSKGATPAVTPGESKGTEVYVKDPDGVWIELLGP comes from the coding sequence GTGGACTTCAGATTCTACTATAGCGGAATCAGGGTCAGAGACCTCAGGAGATCGCAGGAGTTTTACATGAAAGCAATCGGGATGAAGGTCACTGGTAGTGGCACCATGCCCCACGGGGGAAAGTGGGTGCAACTCAGGGGGAAGGGCTCGGACCAGACCCTCGAGCTGAACTGGTACCCCGAAGGGTCCCGGTTCTACACGGAATACGCAGTCGGAGAAGAGCTGGACCACCTGGCGTTCAGGGTGAAAGACGTGAAGAAGGCGTACGACCTGCTCCTCAGCAAGGGCGCGACGCCGGCTGTGACCCCAGGGGAGTCGAAGGGGACAGAAGTGTATGTGAAGGACCCCGACGGAGTCTGGATCGAGCTTCTCGGACCCTAG
- a CDS encoding NUDIX hydrolase: protein MATEQRRFCRFARSVPEAGLEPIYTTEIPEGGFCLSTFLAITDGEGRVLMGLLNPEADWARIGALDADRAKIHGKRWMLPSSHLMLYESPQESAQRILKEQLGMELELSGPTALAEVWSPGRFPGQRHWDLEFIFKGKVPNGTSPSHEAWRELRFIDTGKTPRAEIARSHDDVLVNAGFKF from the coding sequence ATGGCTACCGAGCAACGACGGTTCTGCCGCTTCGCGCGGAGCGTCCCCGAGGCGGGACTCGAACCCATCTATACGACGGAGATTCCCGAGGGCGGGTTCTGCCTTTCCACTTTCCTTGCTATCACCGACGGGGAGGGTCGGGTCTTGATGGGGCTCCTGAACCCGGAGGCAGACTGGGCCCGCATCGGCGCCCTGGACGCCGACCGCGCGAAGATCCACGGCAAAAGGTGGATGCTCCCGTCGTCCCATCTCATGTTGTACGAGTCCCCTCAGGAATCCGCCCAAAGGATCCTGAAGGAGCAGCTCGGGATGGAGCTAGAGCTGTCGGGGCCGACCGCGCTGGCAGAGGTATGGTCCCCCGGGAGGTTCCCTGGCCAAAGGCACTGGGACCTCGAGTTCATTTTCAAGGGAAAAGTCCCGAATGGTACCTCTCCGAGCCACGAGGCCTGGAGGGAGCTGAGGTTCATAGACACGGGGAAGACCCCGAGGGCCGAGATCGCCCGTTCTCACGACGACGTGTTAGTGAACGCCGGCTTCAAGTTCTGA